The genomic DNA ATCCGATATCGGTGAAAGTCTGGCCCTTCATCTGCGCGTATTCGCGTCCGATGCCGCGCATCGACAGCTGGTAGCCGCGGTCGGGGGTGACGTTGACGTCGAGGGTGAACTGGTCGAGGCCGAGCAGCGCGATCGCGTCGTCGCCTGGTTCACCGGTCAGCCCGAGGTCGGTCAGGACGATGATGCCGGAGTGGTCCTCACCGAGGCCGAGCTCCTTAGCCGAGCAGATCATGCCGTCGGACTTGTGTCCGTAGGTCTTCCGCGCAGCGATCTTGAAGTCGCCGGGCAGGACGGCTCCGGGCAGGCAGGCGACGATGAGGTCGCCGGGCACGAAGTTGTGAGCACCGCAGATGATGCCGCGGCTGGGCACCTCGGGTCCGGGCTGCGGGTCCTTCGGGTCGTCGAGGTCCTCGTTGTGTTCGGGTCCGACGTCGACACGGCACCAGTTGACGGTCTTGCCGTTCGAGTGCTCTTCTTTGACGAGTTCGAGCACGCGACCGACGACGAGAGGGCCGGTGATCTCGGGTCCGAAGAAGTCCTCTTCCTCGAGACCGACGGCCGCGAATTCGGCGGCGAGGGCATGGGGGTCGGTCTCGGCTGGGAGATCGACATAGTCGGCCAGCCAGTTCAGTGGGACGCGCATATCAAGCCTTCATTCCGAAACGGGCCGAGAAGCGCACATCGCCTTCGACCATGTCATGCATATCGTTGATTCCCTCGCGCAGCATCAGGGTGCGTTCGATGCCCATGCCGAAGGCGAAGCCCTGGTAGACGTCGGGATCGATGCCGGCGGCACGCAGCACGTTCGGGTGGACCATTCCGCAGCCGCCCCATTCGATCCAGCCGGGGCCGCCGACCTTGTTGGGGAACCAGAAGTCCATCTCCGCGCTCGGTTCGGTGAACGGGAAGAAGCTCGGGCGCAGTCGGGTCTTCGACTCCGGCCCGAACATCTCACGGGCGAAGCCGTCGAGGGTGCCCTGCAGGTTGGCCATGGTCAGGCCCTTGTCGATGGCGATACCTTCGATCTGGTGGAACACCGGGGTGTGGGTGGCGTCGAGCTCATCGGTGCGGAAGGTCTTGCCCGGGCACACGACGTAGAGCGGGACACCGCGTTCGAGCAGGGAGCGTGACTGCACCGGTGAGGTGTGGGTGCGCAGGACGAGGCCGGCCTCGGGTGGGTCGACGAAGAACGTGTCCTGCATCTGGCGGGCCGGATGATCGGGCCCGAAGTTGAGCGCATCGAAGTTCAGCCACTCGGATTCGATCTCGGGGCCTTCGGCGACCTCCCAGCCGAGGCCGACGAAGTAGTCCGCGGCCTGTTCCTGGATGAGAGACAGGGGATGGCGAGCGCCGAGGCGGCGACGGTCGGTGGGCAGGGTGACGTCGATGGCCTCTTCGATGAGCACGGCCGCATCGCGTTCGGCTTCGAGCTCTGCCAGGCGTGCGTCGTGGGCCTGCTTGACCGCTCCCCTGGACTTGCCGACGATCTTGCCGGCGGCGGCCTTATCGGCCTTGTCGAGTTTGCCGATGGCTCGGTTGGCGAGCGCCAGCGGGGCTTTGTCGCCGGTATGGTCGATCTTCGCCTGCTTGAGCTCGTCGAGAGTCGTCGCATCCGCGAAAGCCTTGAGTGCCGCGTCGACGGCCTGCTTCACGGCCGACTCGTCCAAGGGGTCGAGTTGGTCTGTCATCAATGTCCTTTTGTCCGTACTTGCCCGCAGCTGAGGGGACGTCGTTTCTCTTCGTCAGTCAGTCTATCGTCTCCCCCGGCAGGGCCCTGGTCTGGTCCGCTGGGTGGGTGGGCCGCCTCGGTGAGCGATCCCCTCGCCGAGGCGGCCGTGCGGTTGCGCACGTTAGCTGGGTGGGTGGGCCGCCTCGGTGCCGGTGGTGTGGGGCCGGTCATAGGGACAGGGCCGAGAAAAGCGTAGGGTCGGGCACATGACGACACAACGTGCATCAGATGTCATGGTCAAGGCCTTGGAGAACGAAGGCGTCGAGCGGATCTTCGGCATTCCCGGCGAGGAGAACCTCGACTTCGTCGACTCCCTGCGGAACTCATCGATCGAACTCATCCTCACCCGGCATGAGCAGGCGGCCGCGTTCATGGCCGCCACCTACGGCCGGCTGACCGGCAAGCCCGGGGTGGTGCTCACAACTCTGGGGCCGGGCGCACTCAACCTGGCGACCGGGGCTGCGTACGCCCACCTCGGCGGGATGCCGGTGATCATGATCACCGGGCAGAAGGGCATCCGCACCGCTGAGCAGGCGGCGTTCCAGATGGTCAATACGGTGGCGACGATGGATCCGCTGACGAAGGTGAGCAAGCAGATCACCTCGGCGGCGATGATTCCGACGATAATCCGTGAGGCGTTCCGCGCCGCTCAGGCCGAGCGTCCGGGACCGGTGCACCTCGAACTGCCCGAGGACATCGCGGGGATGCCGGTCGACGGGTTCGAGCTCGTCGAACCGCATACGAACGGTCGCCCCGTCGCCGGGGATACGGCGATCGCGAACGCTGCGAACGTCATCAAGGAGGCGAAGTACCCGCTGCTCATGCTCGGTGCGGATGCCTCCCGGGCTTCCAGCAGTGAGGCGCTGTCGCGTTTTGTCGCCCAGATGCGCATCCCCTACGTCACCACGCAGATGGGCAAGGGCTCGGTGACGGGAGCGTCGGATCTGTACATGGGCACGGCGGCGCTGACGTCCGGTGACTACGTCCACGACGCGATCGATGCCGCCGATGTCATCGTCACCATCGGTCACGATACGACGGAGAAGCCGCCGTTCACGATGGATGAGGCCGGGCCGATCGTCGTGCACATCGGGTACCGTCCCGCCATCGTCGAGCAGGTGTATTTCCCGCAGTTCGAGGTCATCGGAGACCTGGGTCCGTCCCTGGACAGGCTCGCCGAGGTGCTCGGGTCTCCCGTGCCCACCGCCGAGGCGCTCCTGCCGATGCGTGATGAGATCCTCATCAAGATCCACGAGGGAGCCGATGAGGATCGGTTCATCCCAGAGCGGATCGTCCAGGAGGTCCGTGACGTCGTGCCGACCGATGGGATCGTGGCCCTGGACAACGGCATGTACAAGATCTGGTTCGCCCGCAACTACCGCACGACCAGGGCGAACACTCTGCTGCTCGACAATGCCCTGGCGACGATGGGAGCCGGGCTGCCCTCGGCGATCGGTGCGAAGCTGACCTACCCGGAGCGTCGTGTCATGGCCGTGGTCGGTGACGGCGGGTTCATGATGAACAGCCAGGAGCTGGAGACCGCCGTGCGTTTGGGTCTCGATCTTGTTGTCGTCATCCTCGAGGACAACGCCTACGGCATGATCCGGTGGAAGCAGGCCGCGGACGGATTCCCCGACTACGGGCTGACTTACGGCAACCCGGACTTCGTGAAGTACGCGGAGTCCTATGGGGCCACCGGCACCCGCGTCGAGGATGTCGACAGCATCAGCGATGCCCTGGAGAACGCGTTCTCATTCGGCGGAGTGCACGTCGTCGTCGTGCCGATCGACTACTCGGAGAACAAGCGTGTGCTCATCGATGAGTTGGGCAAGCGGTAAGGTATTCGACTCGCTCACAGTGAGTAGACGCCTGTGACGAAGGCAGAGTCCCTACGTCTCCGCTGGGCGGTGCCCACACTCATTCCACGGAAATGCCGAGTTCCGAGGCGAAGAGTTCGGCAAAGAGCATGAGCTGGGTGTCGTCGATGGTCGCTCCGCGCAGAGAGTGCACGCCGGAGATCTTGTGCGGTTCCAGCCCCCGGATATCGACGTTGCCGAGAGTGGCGCCTTCGCATTGGAAGACGCCGACACTGCTGCCCGGAAATGCGACCCGGCTGACTTTCGCTCGGTCGAGGTCGATCTCGTCGATCTTGCAGTCGCGGAACTCGACGTCGGTGAGCTTCGACTCGCGCAGGTTGAGATAGGAGATGCGGCAGTTGGTGAACCGCACCTTCTCCCACACGCTGTCATAGACAACGCCCGCGCCGATCCGTGTTCCAGATATCTCGGTGTGCAACAGGTTCCCATGGGGCATGTTCCAGGTATCGGCGCGGCAGTCCGTGACCTCCGTGCCGGAGAACTTCGTCCCGGTGAGATCGACCGGTGCGTCGACATCGCCGAAATTGACGTTCGACCATCGACAGTCGAGGAACGTAGCTTGGGTGGCATCCGCCTCGGCGAGGTTGAGATCGGTGAATTCCATCCCTTCGAGGAACTCCTCTGGACCGATATCGCCGAGGTAGCCCTCCGCCAGGTTCTGGAGGCTGATCTTCGGTGGACGTGGGGCTGAAGTCACCATGTGCCCACCCTAACTGCTGCTGGCGACACGGCTGCCCCTGCCCAACCGTGTTCGTCCCCACTAGACTGCAGGCATGAAGCCCCTGACAACGATCCTGTCATTGCCCGTCGCCGACTCACAGGCCACAGCGAACTTCTACTCAGCAGGCCTCGGACTCGAAACAGACGGTGTGGAGGACGGCATCGTCGCCTTCGAACTGCCGAATCTCTTAATCTTCTTCATCACCGCAGACGAATACGGCCAGTACCTCGAGCTCTCGGGGCAGCCCGGTTCGAAGAATCCGGTTCCGGGCGCCAGCATCATCTCGTGTGCCTTCGCCACGCGAGCCGAGATCGATGAGGTGCTCGACCGTGCCGTCGCCGCTGGTGGTTCAGCCGATGCGGGTCAAGACGTCGATGGATCATACATGGGCTACTTCGCTGACCTCGATGGCTATATCTGGGAACTCGTCGCCAACGAGCAGACCGCCAAGGCTGCTGAGCAAAGCTGATCACCGATACTGCGCCCCGCTCGATCGTCCCGACTGCCACGTCTTCGATTGCTCTGGCCGAGACTGCCGTTGTGAGCTCATCGCAGTCACGGGCGTGGACGAATTCGGCGATCTCCTCGGCGCCCTAGTCTACAGTCGAAGATTGTTCGGAGTTACGGCTCACTTATCGGTAGGGTCGAAGAATGCGTCGTGGGCGACGTGCTTTTCGAGCTGAGGGATAAGTGAGGCGCGGTGCACCACCGGTCCTGGATGCGCTCAGGCCCGCGCGCTCCGGCGGTTCGCCATCGTCGCTCTTATTCTGAGGAACACATCGGCGGCGAAGAGGTCCGTCCACTTGATGCGAAAGACGGTATAGCCGAGATTGCGCAGCTGGTACTCGCGCTGCCTCTCGAGTTCGAAAGCAACTTTCGGGTCGTCGTTGTCGATGTAGTACTTGCCCGCTCCATCGAACTCGGCGATGACTTTGCCGGGCTCATTGGCGAAGTCAGTGCGCGCGACGAAGTTCCCTCGTTCATCGCGGATGGTCACCTGCGGTTCGAATCCAGAAATCGAGTGCTCGACGAATCTCACTGCACAGATCGACTCTCCGATGGACTCGCGTCGTTCGTCGATATTGTCGATCACGGCGGCGATTCTGCGCTGACGCGTCCGCACTGGGTGCGCATCACAATAGGCGCGGAAGGACGCAGCTGTCACTGCGGACTTCCGAATTGCAGCATCAACCACCGCGACAGCGAATGCGAGCGCATAGTCACGGGAGACATCGAGCAGAGTCTGTTCCACTGATGTCACAGGACAGCCGTCCAGCACGATAACAGAGCTCGACTCGAGGTCTCTGTACCGGACGAAGAGGTTAGTCCGCCTGCTCCCCCGGTTCGGGTGGACAGCCTCGACAGTGAGCGGATCGTTGCGTTCGAAGTACGGAATCGGCAGTCCGTGGGCAATAAGCGCACTCCGGTGTGAGAGTACGGCGCCCGGTGGCAGCCGTCCCACGTACGAGCGTGCCTTGATGCTCAGATCCTCAGCCTGCTTCAGCATGCCCGACGTTTCATGAGGAAGGCACACGTCTTCGGCAGAAGCCAGGGCGGCAGTGAACTCGTGGGCCGGCCGAGAACACTCCGCGGTAACCACATAGACACCTCGGCGCACCTTGTCCAGACAGCATTTGAGCGCCTGACTGATCTGATATGCCGACCAGCCGGCGGACCTGAGTTGTGCTGCGGAAACACATGCGTGCATGTCTCCAGCATGGTCAGGTGCAGGTCACTGAGGCAATGGCGAGAATTCGGCCTGTGGACAACCTCCCACTCGTGCGCACAGGGTCATGGATCTCCTGCCGCTGACCGACCTCAAATAGTGAAAACGAGAAAAGCGCAGTCAGCGTTGGAGCCCACTTACTGGCCGAAACAAAGAACACGTCGTTGGAGGCGAGTTCTTCGGCGGCAGTGATAAGTGAGCGGAAGTACCTGGACACGACCGCCTCGCACGCAGTCAATCGGCGTGCACCACGAGGCCGCCCAGGCCCTCACATCCGCTGGTTGCGAGCACTTTCGTAGATGCACACTCCGGCGGCGGTGCCGAGGTTGAGGCTTTCGGCTGAGCCGTAGATCGGGACGGCGACGGATGAGTCGCACAGCTCCAGATCCTCGGCGCTCATCCCCCAAGCTTCGTTGCCGAAGACCCAGGCGGTACGTGCGGTCAGGTCGAGGCCCGTCTCCCAGGGGTGGTGAAGATCGTGGGCTTCGTCGTTCGCGTCGGCGGCGAGCACCTGCAGGCCGCGGGCACGGGCCAGTTCGGTCACCTCGGAGAGTCCGACTCCGGTGACGACGGGAATGTGGAAGAGCGAACCGGCAGTCGAGCGCACGACCTTGTCGTTGTAGACATCCACCGACGACGATGTCAGCACGACGGCATCGGCGCCCGCAGCATCGGCCAGGCGAATGATCGTGCCGGCGTTGCCCGGATCGCGCACTTGCGACAGGACGACCACGAGCTGCGCTTCCTTGTCGAGCACGGAGGTCAGCTCTACGTCGAGCGCCCTGCACACGGCCACGACGCCTTGTGAGTTCACGGTCGAGGCGAGCTCAGTGAGCACCTCGGGGGTGACGGTGCTGCACTGCATACGCCCGTGCTTGGCCGTGGAGACGAACGAGGGATGCTCCTCGGCGGCCTCCTCGGTGATGAACAGCTCGACGACGGAGCCCTTTCGCGCCAGAGCCTCACGGACGGCCTGCGGACCTTCGACGAGGAACTGCCCCGTGGCCTTGCGATCACGACGTTTGAGCAGTTTCGCGGCATTCTTGATCCGCTTCGACTGAGGTGAGGAGATGACGTCAGGGAGTTTCATGAAACCGTGTTCTCGATCCGTTGAATGCTGAAGTGGAAGAAGTGGGGCCCGAAGGGACAGGAGCTGATATGGGGACCATGCGAGTCCGAGCGAAAAGACCGACGGCCCCGAACCTGCAGTTCGGGGCCGTCGTCGATCACCGAGGCGATCGGTCAGTCACTTAAGTGACCGGAGTTTAGATAAGACGCTGCTCAGGCGGCGTCGGTCTTCGCTGCGTTGACGTCAGCAGGAAGAGCATCCTTGGCGACCTTGACCAGGTGCGCGAAGGTGGCCGAGTCGTTCACGGCGAGCTCGGCGAGCATGCGACGGTCGACCTCGACTCCAGCGGCCTTGAGGCCCTGGATGAAACGGTTGTAGGTCATACCGTTGGCGCGGGCGCCGGCGTTGATGCGCTGGATCCAGAGACGACGGAAGTCGCCCTTGCGCTTGCGACGGTCACGGTAGCTGTAGACCAGCGAGTGGATGACCTGTTCCTTGGCCTTGCGGTACAGGCGCGAGCGCTGTCCGCGGTAGCCGCTTGCCCGGTCGAGGATGACCCGGCGCTTCTTGTGAGCGTTGACCGCTCTCTTCACACGTGCCACGTGTTACTCCTTTAGAAAGTTCGTATCTGCCGGCGGTGCCGGACTCTGGTTCAAGCTGTGGGAGCCGCTTTCGACTGCCCGTGGGAGATCCCGGAGACTGTCCGGGAAAGAAAGACCCGAAAGGGGTCTCACCTGCCCTTGAGCTTGCCCAGAAGCTTGCGGGCCATGGCGCGGTCGCCGCCGGTGAGTTCCTGGTCGGTGGACACGCGGCGCTTACGAGCCGAGGACTTGCCCTCGAACTTGTGCTGGTTGTTCACGCCTTCACGCATGATCTTGCCACTGCCAGTCACGCGCATACGCTTCTTGGCGCTGCTGTTCGTCTTCTGCTTCGGCATAGTGCCGTTCTCCTTTGCAATTCGTTGCCCGCGTCAACCGCTGGCAACTACTTCACACGCACAGACCAGGACGGACCTGGAACGCGACGTACTTAATTTCTCACGCGTCCGGGCGAGCTGCGTTCTTCTCTGCAGCGACCCGATCGCGACGGGACTTCACCTCAGCGGACTTTCCCTTGGCATCTGCCGATGCCTTCCGGGCCTCCGCCTTGGCGTCAGACTTTGACTTGTGCGGGGCGATGACCATCACCATGTTGCGTCCGTCGACTCGCGGTGAGGATTCGACGGAGCCAAGATCGGACACATCTTCGGCCAAGCGGTTGAGCAGCTTGATGCCCATCTCGGGACGGGACTGCTCACGTCCGCGGAACATGATCATGACCTTGACCTTGTCGCCGCCTTCGAGGAAGCGGGTGACGTGGCCCTTCTTCGTCTCGTAATCGTGTTCGTCGATCTTGAGACGGAAGCGGATCTCCTTCAGCGCAGTGTTCGCCTGGTTCTTCCGGGCTTCTCTGGCTTTCTGGGCAGATTCATATTTGAATTTTCCGTAGTCCATGAGCTTGGCTACGGGTGGCTTCGCCTGTGGGGCTACCTCGACGAGGTCGAGGCCGGCTTCACCGGCGAGATCGAGTGCCTTGCGAATGGCAACGATACCGACCTGTTCACCATTGGGTCCGACCAACCGGACCTCGGGAACCCGAATCCGGTCATTGATGCGCGTCTCGCTGATGTGTTCACTCCTTTTGCTCAAATGTGGTCGTGACAACGAAAAAGGCTCCCGTTGACACATGCCAAGGGAGCCTGCACACACGAGCAGTACGGTAGACGTACGTTCAGTGAATACACCTCGATCTGCACCCGATCAGACTATGCCTGACGGACAGATCTTTGGACCCGATCGCTCTTCGCGATCAAGGTGGGAGACAGACTCCGCTTCGCACCAGCTACCAGTGTACTACGCTTCATGACTCTTCGCACATCGAGGCCCTGGTGTGATCGCCGCATTGATTTATATGTCAAGCTTATGGCATGAGTTCCGAAGAATCTGTTCCCGCCGAAGCGATCGCCGACGTTACGCGCGACATCGCCGAGGTCCCCGCTGTCGAGGTCATCACCTCCAGCGCCGTCCACCTCATGTCCGCAGCCGCTGTCAAGTGCGGCCTGGCCGAGGACACCGCCGAAGGGCGCGGCGCCGACCTCCAGGACCTCGATGAGGCCCGCAAGCTCATCACCGCACTGGCCGGCTTCGTCACCGGTGCTGCCACCGTGATCGGCGACCACCACGCCCGCCCGCTGCGCGATGGGCTGCGCAGCCTGCAGCTGGCCTTCCGTGAGGCTTCGGAATACCCCGACGCCCCCGGCGAAGGTCCCGGAGAGAAGTTCACTGGCCCCGTCCGCTGACACATCCATCACCGAGGCGGCCCCCGACTATTCGTCGGGGGCCGCCTTCGTCTGTGGTTCAGCCGTTCGTCGGGGAGGATGGCCCACCGGGTCCGCCGAATCTCCGGTGCAGCGTCTCGGCTGAGAGGCGGCTCCGAAGGCGAAGCAGTGCTGACGGATCAGGGGTCCTCACCTGCTCGCTCCGCCTGCGCCTTGATGCCGCGGAGGCGACGATCCCATC from Brevibacterium sp. JSBI002 includes the following:
- the pheS gene encoding phenylalanine--tRNA ligase subunit alpha, which codes for MTDQLDPLDESAVKQAVDAALKAFADATTLDELKQAKIDHTGDKAPLALANRAIGKLDKADKAAAGKIVGKSRGAVKQAHDARLAELEAERDAAVLIEEAIDVTLPTDRRRLGARHPLSLIQEQAADYFVGLGWEVAEGPEIESEWLNFDALNFGPDHPARQMQDTFFVDPPEAGLVLRTHTSPVQSRSLLERGVPLYVVCPGKTFRTDELDATHTPVFHQIEGIAIDKGLTMANLQGTLDGFAREMFGPESKTRLRPSFFPFTEPSAEMDFWFPNKVGGPGWIEWGGCGMVHPNVLRAAGIDPDVYQGFAFGMGIERTLMLREGINDMHDMVEGDVRFSARFGMKA
- a CDS encoding acetolactate synthase large subunit; this encodes MTTQRASDVMVKALENEGVERIFGIPGEENLDFVDSLRNSSIELILTRHEQAAAFMAATYGRLTGKPGVVLTTLGPGALNLATGAAYAHLGGMPVIMITGQKGIRTAEQAAFQMVNTVATMDPLTKVSKQITSAAMIPTIIREAFRAAQAERPGPVHLELPEDIAGMPVDGFELVEPHTNGRPVAGDTAIANAANVIKEAKYPLLMLGADASRASSSEALSRFVAQMRIPYVTTQMGKGSVTGASDLYMGTAALTSGDYVHDAIDAADVIVTIGHDTTEKPPFTMDEAGPIVVHIGYRPAIVEQVYFPQFEVIGDLGPSLDRLAEVLGSPVPTAEALLPMRDEILIKIHEGADEDRFIPERIVQEVRDVVPTDGIVALDNGMYKIWFARNYRTTRANTLLLDNALATMGAGLPSAIGAKLTYPERRVMAVVGDGGFMMNSQELETAVRLGLDLVVVILEDNAYGMIRWKQAADGFPDYGLTYGNPDFVKYAESYGATGTRVEDVDSISDALENAFSFGGVHVVVVPIDYSENKRVLIDELGKR
- a CDS encoding pentapeptide repeat-containing protein, coding for MVTSAPRPPKISLQNLAEGYLGDIGPEEFLEGMEFTDLNLAEADATQATFLDCRWSNVNFGDVDAPVDLTGTKFSGTEVTDCRADTWNMPHGNLLHTEISGTRIGAGVVYDSVWEKVRFTNCRISYLNLRESKLTDVEFRDCKIDEIDLDRAKVSRVAFPGSSVGVFQCEGATLGNVDIRGLEPHKISGVHSLRGATIDDTQLMLFAELFASELGISVE
- a CDS encoding VOC family protein — its product is MKPLTTILSLPVADSQATANFYSAGLGLETDGVEDGIVAFELPNLLIFFITADEYGQYLELSGQPGSKNPVPGASIISCAFATRAEIDEVLDRAVAAGGSADAGQDVDGSYMGYFADLDGYIWELVANEQTAKAAEQS
- a CDS encoding TrmH family RNA methyltransferase, translated to MKLPDVISSPQSKRIKNAAKLLKRRDRKATGQFLVEGPQAVREALARKGSVVELFITEEAAEEHPSFVSTAKHGRMQCSTVTPEVLTELASTVNSQGVVAVCRALDVELTSVLDKEAQLVVVLSQVRDPGNAGTIIRLADAAGADAVVLTSSSVDVYNDKVVRSTAGSLFHIPVVTGVGLSEVTELARARGLQVLAADANDEAHDLHHPWETGLDLTARTAWVFGNEAWGMSAEDLELCDSSVAVPIYGSAESLNLGTAAGVCIYESARNQRM
- the rplT gene encoding 50S ribosomal protein L20; the encoded protein is MARVKRAVNAHKKRRVILDRASGYRGQRSRLYRKAKEQVIHSLVYSYRDRRKRKGDFRRLWIQRINAGARANGMTYNRFIQGLKAAGVEVDRRMLAELAVNDSATFAHLVKVAKDALPADVNAAKTDAA
- the rpmI gene encoding 50S ribosomal protein L35; translated protein: MPKQKTNSSAKKRMRVTGSGKIMREGVNNQHKFEGKSSARKRRVSTDQELTGGDRAMARKLLGKLKGR
- the infC gene encoding translation initiation factor IF-3 — encoded protein: MSKRSEHISETRINDRIRVPEVRLVGPNGEQVGIVAIRKALDLAGEAGLDLVEVAPQAKPPVAKLMDYGKFKYESAQKAREARKNQANTALKEIRFRLKIDEHDYETKKGHVTRFLEGGDKVKVMIMFRGREQSRPEMGIKLLNRLAEDVSDLGSVESSPRVDGRNMVMVIAPHKSKSDAKAEARKASADAKGKSAEVKSRRDRVAAEKNAARPDA
- a CDS encoding DUF1844 domain-containing protein, with amino-acid sequence MSSEESVPAEAIADVTRDIAEVPAVEVITSSAVHLMSAAAVKCGLAEDTAEGRGADLQDLDEARKLITALAGFVTGAATVIGDHHARPLRDGLRSLQLAFREASEYPDAPGEGPGEKFTGPVR